TCTTCAGATTCAACACTATATAACTCTGTATATAATTAATGCACTAAATTATTTTTAGTGCTTTATCTAGAAAATCTTGAGGTGCATGTTATTGCTGCAGTGAAACAATACATATTGTACTTATACTTTTCAATTTCAATTcaactttttttcactttttttcctttgctgctaCAGGCATCTTGCGATTCTTACATGACAGTGATGGAGAACAAGACAGAAGTGACCCAGTTTATTCTCCTAGGACTAACCAATGCCCCAGAACTACAGTTTCCCCTCTTCTTATTGTTCCTCCTCATCTACATCATCACTCTGATTGGGAACCTGGGGATGATGGTATTTATCTTCTTGGACTCTCATCTCCACAGTCCCATGTACTTTTTCCTTGGTAATCTGTCTCTGGTGGACTTCTGTTACTCTTCAGCTGTCACTCCCACGGTAATGGGTGGGCTCCTTTCAGGAGACAAGGTCACCTCCTATAATACATGTGCTGctcaaatgttcttttttgtaGCCTTTGCCACTGTAGAAAATTACCTGTTGGCATCAATGGCTTATGACCGCTATGCAGCTGTGTGCAAACCTCTACATTACACCACCACCATGACAATAAGGGTGTGTGCTCATCTGGCCATAGGCTCCTACGTCTGTGGTTTTCTGAATGCCTCTATCCACATTGGAGACACGTTCAGTCTCTCCTTCTGTAAGTCTAATGAGGTCCATCACTTTTTCTGTGATATTCCAGCAGTCATGATTCTTTCTTGCTCTGATAGACACATTAGAGAACTGGTTCTGGTTTGTGTTGTGAGCTTCAATATCTTCTTTGCTCTCCTGGTTATCTTGATATCCTATCTATTCATCTTTATCACCATTCTAAAGATGCATTCAGCTGCAGGACAtcggaaggctttgtcaacctgTGC
This is a stretch of genomic DNA from Nycticebus coucang isolate mNycCou1 chromosome 14, mNycCou1.pri, whole genome shotgun sequence. It encodes these proteins:
- the LOC128564665 gene encoding olfactory receptor 5B3-like — protein: MTVMENKTEVTQFILLGLTNAPELQFPLFLLFLLIYIITLIGNLGMMVFIFLDSHLHSPMYFFLGNLSLVDFCYSSAVTPTVMGGLLSGDKVTSYNTCAAQMFFFVAFATVENYLLASMAYDRYAAVCKPLHYTTTMTIRVCAHLAIGSYVCGFLNASIHIGDTFSLSFCKSNEVHHFFCDIPAVMILSCSDRHIRELVLVCVVSFNIFFALLVILISYLFIFITILKMHSAAGHRKALSTCASHFTAVSIFYGTIIFMYLQPSSSHSMDTDKIASVFYTTVIPMLNPVVYSLRNKEVNRAFKKVVEKAKLSLGL